The genomic interval ATATCTATCCAAAACAAATTTTTAATAAATCGGGAGACGTAATTTTAAAAGGGCTATTTCAACAAAAAAAATGAGTGAGGAATTATAAAACTAACAAAAAATTAATTTAGACGCAAGAAAAATTTAGAAAATCGTAATATTTTAAACAGAAGCTACGCCTCCAAAATCGTCCCCTGCACCAATTTCTCATAATAATCGATGCACTTGCGGACATACTCCCTCTTCTTTGCATATCGGTCAGGGAAAAAGCTGCGTTTAAAGCCATACACAATTATGTTTTTTAAAGTCCTGGGATTCATGTCAAAATTTTGCAGCACCAGCTTGATTTCGTTTGTAACAGTGGTCTTGCTGACCGTTCGGTTGTCTGTACAGATGCTGGTACTGAGTTCCCGCTCGATCATTTTCTTGAAAGAGTGCTGTTCAAGGCTCTTGAGTGCCGGGTTGGTTTGCAAGTTGCTGGTCAGGCAGACTTCAATGGTAACCCGGCGATCGGCAATGTACTGGCTTAGCTCATCAACATACTTCTCTTTGTCGGGACTCGAATCGTCATCAACTTTAGTGGCGTCGAACAAAAACAGGCCGTGACCGATGCGTTCGGCATGACATTCTGTGATTGCTTGAAAAATAGAGGAAGGTCCGTAGGCCTCCCCGGCATGAACTGTTTTGGCCAGAAAATTTTCGTGTGCATATTGAAAGGCCTTTCGGTGATCCTTTGCAGGGTTGCCTTTCTCGGCTCCGGCGAGATCAAGTGCTACAATGAGCACGCCGAGTTCGTCGCGAGTTTTTACGGCGCCTCGAGCCAATTCGAGAGAACAAAGCCCCACAATGTTTTTCATATCTGAGTAAACCAGTGAATTGATGAAGTTCGCATAATACTCTGAATAGGGGCCGAATGCTCGCAAGGCACTCACGATGATTCCATAATAAAACGGCGGCTCATAACCCGACCTAACTTCCGGACGCAGATTAAATTCTTTCTGAGCGCGTTCCAGTCCCTTGTCGACACTGGCAATCACCATTTTCATGTCCATATTTTTATTGATGTGCAACTGCGGTGCAAACCGCACTTCGATGTAACGAACACCCTCATTCTGATTGTCCTGGGCAAGTTCATAAGCGATTTGCTCTAAGTATTCAGGCTTTTGCATGACCGCGCAGGAGTAGCCAAATGTTTTCAAATACTCTTCGAGATTTGCATAATTATCTTTGAACACAAGTTCGTTTAACCCCTCAACTGTGGCGCTCGGCAGCTCAACATTCTCTTTCTTTGCGAATTCAATCAGTGTTTGCAAACGAAGTGAGCCGTCTAGGTGCACATGTAAATCGGTTTTTGGAATTCGGTTAATAAGTTCGGCGAGATCTTCTGTGTATTTTATTTTATTTTGTTGAGGCATTTTGGGATCCTTAATAAACTAACAATTGTATTTCATTTTTCTAAATTAACTCGCTTTAGAAATCCTCACCGCCGTTCGTTTAAAAGCCGGCGTCTTTGATTGCGGATCCAGCACACGCGGAACAATCTCATTCGCCTCCGGATAGTACATTGCCACATTGCCTTCCCGAATCGGGGCTTCTATCAACTCGACAGCCATTTCACCAATTTCACTTTCTACATTCACCCAGCCACCCTCGTGGAATTCATTTGAAGTAATGTCTTTTTCATTCATGAATACAACTTTTCGATGTTCCACCCCGCGGTATAAGTCTTCATCTTCATAAACTATTGTGTTAAACTGACCCTCAGAACGAAAAGTCATTAAGTTGAACTCGCCGCCCTTTGGCCGGGCATCCGGTACTGCAAAAATTGCTAAATTTGCTTTTTTATTTTCAGTATTGAAATTAGGCATGTGTTTAATTCGCCCGCGGACAGTGAATTCTTTTCCGGTATCCAGTTGATCGATGGCATCCATTTGGGGGACCGTTTGGGCGATAAATTTGCGAATTTCGTGGTGGTCCTGCAGCTTAGACCAGGGGATGGGATTTTCGCCAAACAGCTCTTTTCCTACATACACGAAAATTTCGCTTTCCGATGGTAAATCATCTGCCGGTGGCTTTTGACCGCCGGCCGATAAACGCACAAAATTGAACATGCTTTCTTGCGAGGTGCTTTGTTTTTCTTCATCGCGGGCACGTACCGGCAAAATCAAACTGTTTTTCCCGTGTCCGGAAATATGTCCCAGGTTAAGCGTGGTACTCATAAAAGCCGTAAAGTTGATTCTTCCCAAGGCTTCACCGGACCAATTGAGATCAGGATTCGCGCCGTAAAGATTGCCGCCAACGAGGACAGCAAAATCTATCTCGTCATTGTGCGCCGCTTGCATGCAAGCAAATGTGTCCTTTCCTGAAACTTCAGGCACATGAATGTTAAGCTTGCTGAATAATGCTTCAGCCATTTTCGGTTTAAGCTTAGGCACAACCCCAACAGTGCCTATCCCTTGCACGTTGCTGTGACCTCGAATTGGTAAGAGGCCAGCGCCCGGCTTGCCAACCATTCCTAACATTAAGGCTAAATTTGCAATGGCGCGAACATTTTCTACA from candidate division KSB1 bacterium carries:
- a CDS encoding adenosine deaminase family protein translates to MPQQNKIKYTEDLAELINRIPKTDLHVHLDGSLRLQTLIEFAKKENVELPSATVEGLNELVFKDNYANLEEYLKTFGYSCAVMQKPEYLEQIAYELAQDNQNEGVRYIEVRFAPQLHINKNMDMKMVIASVDKGLERAQKEFNLRPEVRSGYEPPFYYGIIVSALRAFGPYSEYYANFINSLVYSDMKNIVGLCSLELARGAVKTRDELGVLIVALDLAGAEKGNPAKDHRKAFQYAHENFLAKTVHAGEAYGPSSIFQAITECHAERIGHGLFLFDATKVDDDSSPDKEKYVDELSQYIADRRVTIEVCLTSNLQTNPALKSLEQHSFKKMIERELSTSICTDNRTVSKTTVTNEIKLVLQNFDMNPRTLKNIIVYGFKRSFFPDRYAKKREYVRKCIDYYEKLVQGTILEA
- a CDS encoding FdhF/YdeP family oxidoreductase is translated as MAKLKVKSGGGWPAIRYSFRMGKKAGGVFKLYRALRSSNTCKTCAVGMGGVSGGMRNELGQGFQVCKKSMQAQAQDMQAGIPAEFFENTSIDDLSKFTGRDLESLGRLIHPLFLSEGATHFQVISREDALTKLLENWQAVTPDRSFFYTSGRSSMEAAFLVQLLARQWGTNNVNNCSYYCHQASGVGLAQSLGGGTSTVSLEDVRKADLVVLIGANPASNHPRLMTYLAELRRRRGKVIVINPFKELGLQRFNVPSQIRSLFFGSEIASLYLQPHCGGDLAFLKAAAVYLWQEKKCNQAFLASHCNHFEKFLKDLESEDLRLLLEKSGISFEDLRIFCNYLIESQNTIYAWAMGITHQVHGVENVRAIANLALMLGMVGKPGAGLLPIRGHSNVQGIGTVGVVPKLKPKMAEALFSKLNIHVPEVSGKDTFACMQAAHNDEIDFAVLVGGNLYGANPDLNWSGEALGRINFTAFMSTTLNLGHISGHGKNSLILPVRARDEEKQSTSQESMFNFVRLSAGGQKPPADDLPSESEIFVYVGKELFGENPIPWSKLQDHHEIRKFIAQTVPQMDAIDQLDTGKEFTVRGRIKHMPNFNTENKKANLAIFAVPDARPKGGEFNLMTFRSEGQFNTIVYEDEDLYRGVEHRKVVFMNEKDITSNEFHEGGWVNVESEIGEMAVELIEAPIREGNVAMYYPEANEIVPRVLDPQSKTPAFKRTAVRISKAS